A genomic segment from Nocardia cyriacigeorgica GUH-2 encodes:
- a CDS encoding branched-chain amino acid ABC transporter substrate-binding protein gives MLGVGAAAALVLTGCSDKSTGDSEATGTDTGGLSIQPVMQIDAQGKEVPSADTATAADPAGDGSATCPAGTSIAMAGALTGPNAALGINIVNGAKLAIEQHNKANPGCQIVLKQFDTEGNPQKATQVIPQIVNDPTIIGLVGPAFSGETKATGQILSDAGLVAVSSSATNASLTQNGWRSFFRGLANDDVQGPSVANYMINTAGYKKVCVVQDNTDYGTGLAASVTAALGPVADPACAAGIKEGDKDFSATVTKIAAVQPDAIFYSGYYAEAAPLAQQLKSGGVDATFVSADGSNDPQFVSQAGSSAKGAVLSCPCGPAPKEFTTEYEALNGQAPGVYSVEAYDLATILAKGIDSGKITRPDLLEFVRTYDGAGLARQYKWNPDGELSNALIWVYEVK, from the coding sequence GTGCTGGGGGTCGGCGCGGCCGCAGCCCTGGTGCTGACCGGATGCAGCGACAAATCGACGGGGGATTCGGAGGCCACCGGGACCGACACCGGGGGCCTGTCCATTCAGCCGGTGATGCAGATCGACGCTCAGGGCAAGGAAGTGCCCTCGGCCGATACCGCGACCGCCGCCGACCCCGCCGGTGACGGTTCGGCGACCTGCCCGGCGGGCACCTCCATCGCTATGGCGGGCGCGCTGACCGGGCCGAACGCGGCACTGGGCATCAATATCGTCAACGGCGCGAAGCTGGCCATCGAGCAACACAACAAGGCGAATCCGGGCTGCCAGATCGTGCTGAAGCAGTTCGACACCGAGGGCAACCCGCAGAAGGCGACGCAGGTCATCCCGCAGATCGTCAACGACCCCACGATCATCGGCCTGGTCGGCCCGGCCTTCTCCGGCGAGACCAAGGCCACCGGCCAGATCCTCAGCGACGCCGGTCTGGTGGCGGTGTCGTCGTCGGCGACCAACGCCTCGCTCACCCAGAACGGCTGGCGCAGCTTCTTCCGCGGCTTGGCCAACGACGACGTGCAGGGCCCGTCGGTGGCCAACTACATGATCAACACCGCCGGCTACAAGAAGGTGTGCGTCGTCCAGGACAACACCGACTACGGCACCGGCCTGGCCGCCAGCGTCACCGCCGCGCTGGGCCCGGTGGCCGATCCGGCCTGCGCGGCCGGCATCAAGGAAGGCGACAAGGACTTCTCCGCCACCGTCACCAAGATCGCGGCCGTGCAGCCGGACGCCATCTTCTACTCCGGCTACTACGCCGAGGCCGCACCGCTGGCCCAGCAGTTGAAGTCCGGCGGCGTGGACGCGACCTTCGTCTCCGCCGATGGCAGCAACGATCCGCAGTTCGTCTCCCAGGCCGGCAGCTCGGCCAAGGGCGCGGTGCTGTCGTGCCCGTGCGGCCCGGCGCCGAAGGAATTCACCACCGAGTACGAGGCACTCAACGGCCAGGCCCCCGGCGTCTACTCGGTGGAGGCCTACGACTTGGCCACCATCCTGGCCAAGGGCATCGACTCCGGCAAGATCACCCGGCCCGACCTGCTGGAATTCGTGCGCACCTATGACGGCGCCGGCCTGGCCCGTCAGTACAAGTGGAACCCCGACGGCGAGCTGTCCAACGCGCTGATCTGGGTGTACGAGGTCAAGTAG
- a CDS encoding branched-chain amino acid ABC transporter permease — protein MTPSVYVGALPLADGSIDFNYEGVIDQFWRLTVDGLSYGAIYALVAVGYTLVYGVLRLINFAHSEVFMLGMFGQYVGLMLLGFSPSGDVYSQGVILTVTYLGLAMLFGMAVSGAAAVGLERVAYRPLRRRGAKPLIFLITAIGMSFVLQEFVHFILPKLWPDLGGTNAQQPIILVEPTVQFSFGGADVTNVTIVIVVAAVVLAAAAEMLINRTKFGRGIRAVAQDPDTATLMGVSRERVIMLTFLIGGVLAGAAALLYALKIPNGIIYSGGFVLGIKAFSAAVLGGIGNLRGALLGGLLLGLAENYGQILFGTEWRDVVAFVVLVLVLMFRPTGILGESLGRARA, from the coding sequence ATGACTCCTAGCGTGTATGTCGGCGCGTTACCGCTTGCCGACGGTTCGATCGACTTCAACTACGAGGGGGTGATCGATCAATTCTGGCGGCTGACCGTCGACGGGCTGTCCTACGGCGCGATCTACGCCCTGGTGGCGGTGGGCTACACGCTGGTGTACGGCGTGCTGCGGCTGATCAACTTCGCCCATTCGGAAGTGTTCATGCTCGGTATGTTCGGGCAGTACGTCGGATTGATGCTGCTGGGGTTCTCGCCCAGCGGTGATGTGTACTCCCAGGGCGTCATCCTGACCGTCACCTATCTGGGCCTGGCGATGCTGTTCGGTATGGCGGTCTCGGGCGCGGCGGCGGTCGGATTGGAGCGGGTGGCGTATCGGCCGCTGCGCCGCCGCGGCGCCAAACCGCTGATCTTCTTGATCACCGCGATCGGAATGTCGTTCGTACTGCAGGAATTCGTGCACTTCATCCTGCCGAAGCTGTGGCCGGACCTAGGTGGCACCAATGCCCAGCAACCGATCATCCTGGTCGAGCCGACGGTGCAGTTCAGCTTCGGTGGCGCCGACGTCACCAATGTGACCATCGTGATCGTGGTGGCCGCGGTGGTGCTGGCGGCGGCGGCCGAGATGCTGATCAACCGCACCAAGTTCGGCCGCGGTATCCGGGCGGTGGCCCAGGATCCCGACACCGCGACGCTGATGGGCGTCTCGCGGGAACGGGTCATCATGCTGACCTTCCTCATCGGCGGTGTGCTGGCCGGTGCGGCGGCGCTGTTGTACGCGTTGAAAATTCCCAACGGCATCATCTACTCCGGCGGCTTCGTGCTCGGCATCAAGGCGTTCAGCGCGGCGGTGCTCGGCGGTATCGGCAATCTGCGCGGCGCGCTGCTGGGCGGGCTGCTGCTCGGGCTGGCCGAGAACTACGGGCAGATCCTGTTCGGCACCGAATGGCGCGATGTGGTGGCGTTCGTGGTGCTGGTGCTGGTGCTGATGTTCCGGCCGACGGGCATCCTCGGTGAAAGTCTCGGGAGGGCCCGCGCATGA
- a CDS encoding branched-chain amino acid ABC transporter permease has product MSEKTTPIEAPKPPPRPMHGVGDALRGWWEGLSRPAQWAVGVPAIVALALLPLFPPPLLDTPGTSFGGVMAQFAMYALIAIGLNVVVGQAGLLDLGYVGFYAVGAYTVGLLTSPNSPWNQTDGGWLDSDWAWLACVPLAIAVTAVSGLILGSPTLRLRGDYLAIVTLGFGEIVRLLADNLGDLTNGSLGLSGIAYPRVGESEERPTGVFSAGNVGDSDSANLLDRANSGTWWYWLGMIFVILVLLIVGNLERSRVGRAWVAIREDEDAAEIMGVPAFKFKLWAFMIGAAVGGLSGALYAGQVQFINPTGFNIINSMLFLCAVVIGGQGNKLGVIVGAFLIVYLPNRLMSVQLVTDETAGYIQLGVLAAVFAGAAVAWKLWLHDRGAWVRRLFVTATVVLGVYWLILLGSVLLFRPQGAQTLGDLKYLYFGIALVVMMILRPQGLFPVRQKLLAYGRQIYLAVRRPLSGELVGAKR; this is encoded by the coding sequence ATGAGTGAGAAGACCACGCCGATCGAAGCGCCGAAGCCACCGCCGCGGCCCATGCACGGTGTCGGCGACGCGCTGCGCGGCTGGTGGGAAGGCCTGAGCCGGCCCGCGCAGTGGGCGGTCGGGGTTCCGGCGATCGTCGCGCTGGCGCTGCTTCCGCTGTTCCCGCCGCCGCTGCTGGACACCCCCGGCACCAGTTTCGGCGGCGTGATGGCCCAGTTCGCGATGTACGCGCTGATCGCCATCGGACTCAATGTGGTGGTCGGCCAGGCGGGGCTGCTCGACCTCGGCTATGTCGGTTTCTACGCCGTCGGCGCCTATACCGTCGGCCTGCTGACCAGCCCGAACAGCCCGTGGAACCAGACCGACGGCGGCTGGCTCGACTCCGACTGGGCCTGGCTGGCCTGCGTGCCGCTGGCGATCGCGGTGACTGCGGTATCGGGCCTGATTCTCGGCTCGCCCACGCTGCGGTTGCGCGGCGATTACTTGGCCATCGTCACCCTCGGGTTCGGTGAGATCGTGCGGCTGCTCGCCGACAATCTCGGCGATCTGACCAATGGCAGCCTGGGCCTGTCCGGTATCGCCTACCCGCGCGTCGGCGAATCCGAGGAGCGCCCGACCGGGGTGTTCTCGGCGGGCAATGTCGGCGACAGCGACAGCGCGAATCTGCTCGACCGCGCCAACTCCGGTACCTGGTGGTACTGGCTGGGCATGATCTTCGTGATTCTGGTGCTGCTCATCGTCGGCAACCTGGAACGCAGCCGGGTAGGCCGGGCCTGGGTCGCCATCCGCGAGGACGAGGACGCCGCCGAGATCATGGGCGTGCCCGCGTTCAAATTCAAGCTGTGGGCCTTCATGATCGGCGCCGCCGTCGGCGGGCTCTCCGGTGCGCTGTACGCCGGCCAGGTGCAGTTCATCAACCCGACCGGGTTCAACATCATCAATTCGATGCTGTTCCTGTGCGCGGTGGTGATCGGCGGTCAGGGCAATAAACTCGGCGTCATCGTCGGGGCGTTCCTCATCGTGTACCTGCCCAACCGGTTGATGTCGGTGCAGCTGGTCACCGACGAAACCGCCGGCTACATCCAGCTCGGTGTGCTCGCGGCGGTCTTCGCCGGGGCGGCGGTGGCGTGGAAGCTGTGGCTGCACGATCGCGGCGCCTGGGTGCGCAGACTGTTCGTCACCGCCACGGTGGTGCTCGGGGTGTACTGGCTGATCCTGCTCGGCAGCGTGCTGCTGTTCCGGCCGCAGGGCGCGCAGACCCTCGGCGACCTCAAGTACCTGTATTTCGGCATCGCGCTGGTGGTGATGATGATCCTGCGGCCACAGGGCCTGTTCCCGGTGCGGCAGAAATTGCTGGCCTACGGCAGGCAGATCTATCTCGCGGTGCGCAGACCGCTGTCCGGCGAGCTGGTGGGAGCGAAGCGATGA